The Salmo trutta chromosome 6, fSalTru1.1, whole genome shotgun sequence genome has a window encoding:
- the LOC115196355 gene encoding adhesion G-protein coupled receptor G7, translating into MKELWIMVVFATVSLSQVDRTTSFSIPTATDITIPTTDSPLTPDPTSTDSPITPAPTSTDSPITTAPTSTDSPITPAPTSTDSPITPDPTSTDSPITPDPTSTDSPITTAPTSTDSPLTPAPTSTDSPITPAPTTTDSPITPDPTSTDSPITPDPTTTDSLITPDLRTTDTLTPDTPTTEYLTTTGLQTTDTPTTEYLTTSGLPTTGYPTSIPITSTSLPTTSTTTTTITTTTSTTTIPTTTSTTTTPPLVCINGGELQSRVCICPDEWTGETCSEGNFCNSTIIGDFFFPRTTVGWSAYSEELCDEKTTSAGLPRASARCLNDTGSPMFGPPHELQCEFTLSEIQGNISSSPGDLLQLAFSTQILTSQPEQLSADNITTAAQIANTLLQSANITEDIAVAAVTTISQLLNASEESTQERDAVQNLTETLGNFSLDQHSNVVQPNLAVQSVQVQSDSVGIQFTALTGRSGNFVANRIHLNTNTSELVADKGGSADVQIVIKFPLVLRSKNTNHSIGFVLYQNDRFFRSRVFSASSGTSRRVISANLGQVSGLHVEMLFKPTAVHNASLYDFACVSWNYMLKDWSTYGCSKVNHSEDDLRCFCNHTTNFAVLMSYRKDFKYAEALNWITILGCSMSIIGLSLTITFQIATRKSRKSNPTVLLVSVCVCLLIFTLLFMLGVDNPHKQLDKPEIQKDNILPLSDTHTERDRGPCTAVAVLLQYFLLGTFTWNTLYATHVFLVIRNSLATSPSHFTAYTVAIGWGLPAVVVALTLGISYRVDDPLGYRQEEFCWLAALDPKGNFDFKLPMFWGFLIPVAFMLIFNTVMLIYFAVTTCKTNPHLTSTRHTSMKKKFLSSFSLAVVLGLSWILGYLLLITQNQTMYTILNISFCVLTTTQGLQIFILFTARTAVVKKMMADALKSVSSVEIPLHTGRFSLWRGKRRENVESYTQLDTIL; encoded by the exons ATGAAGGAGCTATGGATTATGGTTGTCTTTGCTACAG TTTCTTTGTCACAGGTGGATCGAACCACATCCTTTTCCATTCCAACCGCCACTGACATAACTATCCCAACTACTGATTCccctttaacccctgaccctacATCTACCGATTCTCCTATAACCCCTGCCCCTACATCTACTGATTCCCCTATAACCACTGCCCCTACATCTACTGATTCCCCTATAACCCCGGCCCCTACATCTACTGATTCCcctataacccctgaccctaCATCTACTGATTCCcctataacccctgaccctaCATCTACCGATTCTCCTATAACCACTGCCCCTACATCTACTGATTCCCCTTTAACCCCTGCCCCTACATCTACTGATTCCCCTATAACCCCTGCCCCTACAACTACTGATTCCcctataacccctgaccctaCATCTACAGATTCCcctataacccctgaccctaCAACTACTGATTCCCTCATAACCCCTGACCTTAGAACTACTGACACTctaacccctgacactccaactaccgAATACCTAACTACTACTGGCCTTCAAACTACTGACACTCCAACTACCGAGTACCTAACTACTAGTGGTCTTCCAACTACTGGTTACCCTACCTCTATCCCTATTACCAGTACCAGTCTCCcaaccacctctaccaccaccactaccatcaccaccaccacctctaccaccaccatccccaccaccacctctaccaccacaaCCCCTCCTCTGGTCTGTATCAATGGGGGTGAGCTGCAGAGTCGAGTTTGTATCTGTCCTGATGAGTGGACCGGAGAGACCTGTTCAGAGG GGAATTTCTGCAATTCCACCATCATTGGTGATTTTTTCTTCCCAAGAACAACGGTTGGCTGGTCTGCTTATTCAGAAGAGTTATGTGATGAGAAGACAACCAGTG CCGGTTTACCAAGAGCATCAGCAAGATGTTTGAATGACACTGGATCTCCAATGTTTGGTCCTCCTCATGAACTGCAGTGTGAATTTACCCTCAGTGAAATTCAAGGAAAT ATCTCCAGCAGTCCAGGTGATTTACTACAGTTAGCCTTCAGTACTCAGATCCTGACCTCCCAACCAGAGCAGCTGTCAGCTGAcaacatcaccacagcagctCAGATAGCTAACACACTGCTTCAGTCTGCAAATATCACAGAG GACATCGCAGTGGCAGCTGTAACTACCATCAGTCAGCTGCTGAATGCCAGTGAGGAGagtacacaggagagagacgctGTCCAAAA CCTCACAGAGACCTTGGGGAACTTTTCCCTGGACCAGCACAGTAATGTGGTTCAGCCCAACCTGGCAGTCCAGTCGGTCCAAGTACAAAGTGACTCAGTAGGGATCCAGTTTACTGCTCTGACTG GAAGATCTGGTAATTTTGTGGCCAACAGAATTCATCTCAACACCAACACCTCTGAACTGGTAGCTGACAAAGGAGGTTCTGCCGATGTCCAGATTGTTATCAAATTCCCACTCG TTTTGCGTAGTAAAAACACAAACCACTCCATTGGTTTTGTGCTCTACCAAAATGACCGGTTCTTCAGGTCCAGGGTTTTCAGTGCTTCTTCAGGGACCAGCAGAAGGGTCATCTCTGCTAACCTGGGACAAGTGTCTGGGTTACATGTTGAGATGCTCTTCAAGCCCACA GCTGTCCACAACGCCTCCCTCTATGACTTTGCCTGCGTGTCATGGAACTACATGTTGAAAGACTGGAGCACCTATGGCTGCTCCAAAGTCAACCACTCAGAAGACGACCTGCGATGTTTCTGTAATCACACCACTAACTTCGCTGTGCTGATG tCGTACAGGAAGGATTTTAAATACGCTGAAGCGCTAAACTGGATCACCATATTGGGATGCTCCATGTCCATCATAGGGTTGAGTTTAACAATAACATTCCAGATCGCAACCAG GAAATCACGCAAATCCAACCCAACGGTCCTCTTAGTGAGCGTCTGCGTGTGTCTCCTGATCTTCACCCTCCTCTTCATGTTGGGAGTGGACAACCCTCATAAACAGCTGGACAAACCTGAAATACAGAAGGACAACATTCTCCCCTTgtccgacacacacacagagcgggaCAGAGGGCCTTGTACTGCAGTGGCGGTCCTGCTGCAGTACTTCCTATTGGGGACGTTCACCTGGAACACTCTGTACGCCACACATGTCTTCCTGGTGATCAGAAACAGCCTGGCCACCAGCCCGTCACACTTCACAGCCTATACCGTGGCCATCGGATGGG GACTGCCTGCGGTTGTGGTGGCCCTCACCTTAGGAATTAGTTACAGAGTGGATGATCCACTGGGTTACAGGCAGGAGGAATT TTGCTGGCTTGCTGCCCTCGATCCAAAGGGGAACTTTGACTTCAAGCTGCCAATGTTTTGGGGGTTCCTGATCCCTGTGGCGTTCATGCTTATCTTCAACACGGTGATGTTGATATATTTTGCAGTTACAACATGCAAGACCAACCCACATTTAACTAG TACAAGACACACATCGATGAAGAAGAAGTTCCTCAGTAGCTTTTCTCTGGCTGTGGTGCTTGGTCTCTCCTGGATACTGGGCTATCTGTTGCTCATTACACAGAACCAGACCATGTACACCATACTCAACATCTCCTTCTGTGTACTCACCACCACTCAG GGCTTGCAGATTTTCATTCTGTTCACAGCAAGAACAGCAGTTGTCAAGAAAATGATGGCAGATGCTTTGAAATCTGTTTCTAGTGTTGAGATCCCGCTTCACACCGGGAGGTTCAGTCTATGGCGAGGCAAGCGCAGAGAAAATGTGGAATCATACACACAGCTGGACACTATTCTGTGA